From Cellulomonas oligotrophica, a single genomic window includes:
- a CDS encoding family 43 glycosylhydrolase, protein MRRGRRVAALVAAALLLPVALTAPAAADNPIVQTVYTADPAPLVHDGRLYVYTSHDEDGSTYFTMKDWRVFSTTDMANWTDHGSPMGLTTFAWAEADAWAGQVVERDGKFFFYVPVKQRGGGMVIGVGVSDSPTGPFRDAIGRPLVGNGEIDPSVMIDDDGQAYLYWGNPNLWYVRLNRDMVSYSGSPTRIPLTTAGFGTRPGNAAQRPTLYEEGPWVYKRNGTYYNVFAAECCSEFIGYSTSPGPTGPWTYRGTVMPRQGSSFTNHPGVVDYRGRSYFFYHNGALPGGGGFTRSVAVEQFTYGADGSIPQITMTTAGPPQVEPLDPYVTQQAETTAWASGVETERATEGGLALAFVGNGDWVRVKGVAFGAGAASFSARVASAGAGGRIEVRLDSATGPVVGTCTVPGTGGWQAWTTVTCPVSGASGTRDLVLRFAGGSGELFNVGSWQFTRTGGTTPTPTPTPTVPPSGEVRIVNRASGKVMDVQAPNREDLAVVGQWASNGQPWQRWQVVDAGGGYLSLRSAHSGKCLDVTGASTADGARLIQYTCHGRTNQQFSWRSTGDGYDQLVNRASGRCVGVVGGSTADGAALEQRTCTTATTFRWSRVS, encoded by the coding sequence GTGAGGCGCGGCAGGCGGGTCGCCGCGCTCGTCGCGGCCGCGCTGCTCCTGCCCGTCGCGCTCACGGCGCCGGCCGCCGCGGACAACCCGATCGTCCAGACCGTCTACACGGCCGACCCGGCGCCGCTCGTGCACGACGGCCGCCTGTACGTCTACACGAGCCACGACGAGGACGGCTCGACGTACTTCACCATGAAGGACTGGCGGGTCTTCTCGACCACCGACATGGCGAACTGGACCGACCACGGCTCCCCCATGGGGCTGACGACGTTCGCGTGGGCGGAGGCCGACGCGTGGGCCGGGCAGGTCGTGGAGCGCGACGGGAAGTTCTTCTTCTACGTGCCCGTCAAGCAGCGCGGCGGCGGCATGGTCATCGGCGTCGGCGTCTCGGACAGCCCCACCGGGCCGTTCCGTGACGCCATCGGGCGCCCGCTCGTCGGCAACGGCGAGATCGACCCGAGCGTGATGATCGACGACGACGGCCAGGCGTACCTCTACTGGGGCAACCCGAACCTCTGGTACGTCCGGCTCAACCGCGACATGGTGTCGTACTCCGGCAGCCCCACCCGGATCCCGCTGACCACGGCGGGGTTCGGCACGCGCCCCGGCAACGCCGCGCAGCGGCCCACCCTCTACGAGGAGGGGCCGTGGGTGTACAAGCGCAACGGCACCTACTACAACGTGTTCGCCGCGGAGTGCTGCAGCGAGTTCATCGGGTACTCGACGTCCCCCGGGCCCACCGGCCCGTGGACGTACCGCGGCACCGTGATGCCCCGGCAGGGCAGCAGCTTCACCAACCACCCGGGCGTCGTCGACTACCGGGGACGGTCGTACTTCTTCTACCACAACGGTGCCCTGCCGGGCGGGGGCGGGTTCACGCGGTCCGTGGCCGTCGAGCAGTTCACGTACGGCGCCGACGGGTCCATCCCGCAGATCACCATGACGACGGCGGGCCCCCCGCAGGTCGAACCCCTCGACCCGTACGTCACGCAGCAGGCCGAGACCACGGCCTGGGCGAGCGGCGTCGAGACGGAGCGCGCCACCGAGGGCGGCCTCGCCCTCGCCTTCGTCGGCAACGGCGACTGGGTGCGCGTCAAGGGCGTCGCGTTCGGCGCCGGGGCGGCGTCGTTCAGCGCACGCGTCGCGTCGGCGGGCGCCGGCGGACGCATCGAGGTACGGCTCGACAGCGCGACCGGGCCGGTCGTCGGCACCTGCACCGTGCCCGGCACCGGCGGCTGGCAGGCGTGGACCACGGTGACGTGCCCGGTCAGCGGCGCGAGCGGCACCCGCGACCTGGTCCTGCGGTTCGCGGGCGGCAGCGGCGAGCTGTTCAACGTCGGCAGCTGGCAGTTCACGCGCACCGGCGGCACGACGCCCACCCCCACGCCGACCCCGACGGTGCCGCCGTCCGGCGAGGTGCGGATCGTCAACCGCGCGAGCGGCAAGGTCATGGACGTCCAGGCGCCCAACCGTGAGGACCTGGCCGTGGTGGGCCAGTGGGCGAGCAACGGTCAGCCGTGGCAGCGCTGGCAGGTCGTCGACGCGGGCGGCGGGTACCTCTCCCTACGATCCGCGCACAGCGGCAAGTGCCTCGACGTCACCGGCGCGTCCACCGCCGACGGTGCCCGCCTCATCCAGTACACCTGCCACGGCCGCACCAACCAGCAGTTCTCGTGGCGGTCCACCGGCGACGGCTACGACCAGCTGGTCAACCGCGCCAGCGGCCGGTGCGTGGGCGTGGTCGGCGGCTCGACCGCCGACGGCGCAGCCCTGGAGCAGCGCACCTGCACCACGGCGACCACGTTCCGGTGGAGCCGCGTCTCCTGA
- a CDS encoding PIN domain-containing protein, with protein sequence MGAARVILLDTNVLVDVHLYALDPDEEYTASILSRAELEFGVRAARSAEDTAVRTRRLNQLDDLFDWLPFDVECTRSYGIVASTARASGAKVRGKDALIAAQAHRHGAAVLTANLDDFRPFEHLVRIAAPTRR encoded by the coding sequence GTGGGCGCCGCGCGCGTGATCCTCCTCGACACGAACGTGCTGGTCGACGTCCACCTGTACGCGCTCGACCCCGACGAGGAGTACACCGCGAGCATCCTGTCGCGTGCCGAGCTGGAGTTCGGCGTCCGCGCCGCCCGCAGCGCCGAGGACACCGCCGTCCGCACCCGGCGGCTCAACCAGCTCGACGATCTGTTCGACTGGCTACCGTTCGACGTGGAGTGCACGCGCTCGTACGGCATCGTCGCCTCGACGGCACGGGCGTCCGGCGCGAAGGTGCGCGGCAAGGACGCACTGATCGCCGCGCAGGCGCACCGGCACGGTGCAGCGGTCCTCACGGCGAACCTCGACGACTTCCGGCCCTTCGAGCACCTCGTCAGGATCGCGGCACCGACTCGTCGGTGA
- a CDS encoding type II toxin-antitoxin system Phd/YefM family antitoxin — MATVGTRELKQNPHAVVRQVLETGEAVVVTTHGHPTGVALVPTHAGPRRWVRGADLARVVPIDDGAVSRFHDDLASVDQDDEPADPWAPRA, encoded by the coding sequence ATGGCCACCGTCGGGACGCGCGAGCTCAAGCAGAACCCGCACGCCGTCGTGCGGCAGGTTCTCGAGACGGGCGAGGCGGTCGTGGTGACGACGCACGGGCACCCCACCGGAGTCGCGCTGGTGCCGACCCATGCTGGGCCGCGGCGGTGGGTCCGGGGGGCGGACCTGGCCCGGGTAGTCCCGATCGACGACGGCGCGGTGTCGCGGTTCCACGACGACCTCGCGTCCGTGGACCAGGACGACGAGCCCGCCGACCCGTGGGCGCCGCGCGCGTGA
- the nrdF gene encoding class 1b ribonucleoside-diphosphate reductase subunit beta translates to MSPTGKLKLVDRVSAINWNRLQDEKDLEVWDRLVGNFWLPEKVPVSNDIQSWATLTDAEKMMTSRVFTGLTLLDTIQGTVGAVSLIPDALTPHEEAVYTNIAFMESVHAKSYSSIFSTLMSTKEIDEAFRWSEENPNLQRKAEIVLNYYRGDEPLKRKVASTMLESFLFYSGFYAPMYWASRAKLTNTADLIRLIIRDEAVHGYYIGYKFQKGLERVSEAERAELKDYTFELLFELYDNEVEYTQDLYDELGLTEDVKKFLRYNANKALMNLGYEALFPRDETDVNPAILSALSPNADENHDFFSGSGSSYVIGKAVNTEDDDWDF, encoded by the coding sequence ATGAGCCCCACGGGCAAGCTGAAGCTGGTCGACCGCGTGTCGGCGATCAACTGGAACCGCCTGCAGGACGAGAAGGACCTCGAGGTCTGGGACCGCCTGGTCGGCAACTTCTGGCTGCCGGAGAAGGTGCCGGTCTCCAACGACATCCAGTCCTGGGCGACCCTCACGGACGCCGAGAAGATGATGACGAGCCGCGTCTTCACCGGCCTGACGCTGCTGGACACCATCCAGGGCACGGTCGGCGCGGTCAGCCTCATCCCCGACGCGCTGACCCCGCACGAGGAGGCCGTCTACACGAACATCGCGTTCATGGAGTCGGTGCACGCCAAGTCGTACTCCTCGATCTTCTCGACGCTCATGTCGACCAAGGAGATCGACGAGGCGTTCCGCTGGTCGGAGGAGAACCCGAACCTGCAGCGCAAGGCCGAGATCGTCCTGAACTACTACCGGGGCGACGAGCCGCTCAAGCGCAAGGTCGCCTCGACGATGCTCGAGTCGTTCCTGTTCTACTCGGGCTTCTACGCGCCCATGTACTGGGCGTCGCGGGCCAAGCTCACCAACACGGCCGACCTGATCCGCCTGATCATCCGTGACGAGGCGGTGCACGGGTACTACATCGGCTACAAGTTCCAGAAGGGCCTCGAGCGCGTCAGCGAGGCCGAGCGGGCCGAGCTCAAGGACTACACGTTCGAGCTGCTCTTCGAGCTGTACGACAACGAGGTGGAGTACACGCAGGACCTCTACGACGAGCTCGGCCTCACCGAGGACGTCAAGAAGTTCCTGCGCTACAACGCCAACAAGGCCCTCATGAACCTGGGCTACGAGGCGCTGTTCCCCCGCGACGAGACGGACGTCAACCCGGCGATCCTCTCGGCGCTGAGCCCCAACGCCGACGAGAACCACGACTTCTTCTCCGGCTCGGGCTCGTCGTACGTCATCGGCAAGGCCGTCAACACCGAGGACGACGACTGGGACTTCTGA
- the nrdE gene encoding class 1b ribonucleoside-diphosphate reductase subunit alpha produces the protein MTGLDYHALNAMLNLYDADGKIQFDADREAARQYFLQHVNQNTVFFHDLDEKLEYLVENKYYDPAVLAQYDREFIKSLFQYAYSKKFRFQTFLGAFKYYTSYTLKTFDGKRYLERFEDRVCMVALALAEGDQDFAMSLVDEIVSGRFQPATPTFLNLGKAQRGEPVSCFLLRIEDNMESIARGINSALQLSKRGGGVALLLSNIREHGAPIKHIENQSSGVIPVMKLLEDSFSYANQLGARQGAGAVYLHAHHPDIYRFLDTKRENADEKIRIKTLSLGVVIPDITFDLAKKNEPMYLFSPYDVERVYGVPFADVNVTEKYYEMVDDARIRKTKINAREFFQTLAEIQFESGYPYVMFEDTVNRANPIKGKITHSNLCSEILQVSTPSTFNEDLSYDEVGRDISCNLGSMNIALSMDSPDLGRTVETAIRALTAVSDQTSIESVPSIKRANAGGHAIGLGQMNLHGYLARERIHYGSDEGLDFTNIYFYTVAYHAIRASNLLAQERQAKFFGFEDSKYATGEYFTKYVEKEWKPRTERVRELFAAAGVHVPTQDDWRELAALVAEHGLYNQNLQAVPPTGSISYINHSTSSIHPIASKIEIRKEGKIGRVYYPAPFMTNDNLEYYQDAYEIGFEKIVDTYAEATQHVDQGLSLTLFFKDTATTRDLNRAQIYAWKKGIKTIYYIRLRQMALEGTEVEGCVSCML, from the coding sequence ATGACGGGGCTGGACTACCACGCCCTGAACGCGATGCTCAACCTGTACGACGCGGACGGGAAGATCCAGTTCGACGCCGACCGCGAGGCGGCGCGGCAGTACTTCCTGCAGCACGTCAACCAGAACACGGTCTTCTTCCACGACCTGGACGAGAAGCTCGAGTACCTCGTCGAGAACAAGTACTACGACCCGGCGGTGCTCGCGCAGTACGACCGCGAGTTCATCAAGTCGCTGTTCCAGTACGCGTACTCGAAGAAGTTCCGCTTCCAGACCTTCCTCGGCGCGTTCAAGTACTACACGTCGTACACGCTCAAGACGTTCGACGGCAAGCGCTACCTCGAGCGCTTCGAGGACCGCGTGTGCATGGTCGCGCTCGCGCTGGCCGAGGGCGACCAGGACTTCGCGATGAGCCTCGTCGACGAGATCGTCTCCGGGCGGTTCCAGCCGGCGACCCCCACGTTCCTCAACCTCGGCAAGGCGCAGCGCGGCGAGCCCGTGTCCTGCTTCCTGCTGCGCATCGAGGACAACATGGAGTCCATCGCGCGCGGCATCAACTCCGCCCTGCAGCTGTCCAAGCGCGGCGGCGGCGTGGCCCTGCTGCTGTCGAACATCCGCGAGCACGGCGCGCCGATCAAGCACATCGAGAACCAGAGCTCGGGCGTCATCCCCGTCATGAAGCTCCTCGAGGACTCGTTCAGCTACGCCAACCAGCTCGGGGCACGCCAGGGCGCCGGCGCGGTGTACCTGCACGCGCACCACCCGGACATCTACCGCTTCCTCGACACCAAGCGCGAGAACGCGGACGAGAAGATCCGGATCAAGACCCTCTCGCTCGGCGTCGTCATCCCGGACATCACGTTCGACCTGGCGAAGAAGAACGAGCCCATGTACCTCTTCTCGCCGTACGACGTCGAGCGCGTCTACGGCGTGCCGTTCGCCGACGTGAACGTGACCGAGAAGTACTACGAGATGGTCGACGACGCGCGCATCCGCAAGACCAAGATCAACGCGCGCGAGTTCTTCCAGACCCTCGCCGAGATCCAGTTCGAGTCCGGCTACCCGTACGTGATGTTCGAGGACACGGTCAACCGTGCCAACCCCATCAAGGGCAAGATCACGCACTCGAACCTGTGCTCGGAGATCCTGCAGGTCTCCACGCCGTCGACCTTCAACGAGGACCTGTCCTACGACGAGGTCGGCCGGGACATCTCCTGCAACCTGGGCTCGATGAACATCGCGCTGTCGATGGACTCCCCGGACCTGGGCCGCACGGTCGAGACGGCGATCCGCGCGCTCACCGCGGTGTCGGACCAGACGAGCATCGAGTCGGTGCCGTCGATCAAGCGGGCCAACGCCGGCGGGCACGCGATCGGCCTCGGGCAGATGAACCTGCACGGGTACCTGGCGCGCGAGCGGATCCACTACGGCTCCGACGAGGGCCTGGACTTCACGAACATCTACTTCTACACGGTCGCCTACCACGCGATCCGTGCCTCGAACCTGCTCGCGCAGGAGCGCCAGGCGAAGTTCTTCGGGTTCGAGGACTCGAAGTACGCGACCGGCGAGTACTTCACCAAGTACGTCGAGAAGGAGTGGAAGCCCCGCACCGAGCGCGTGCGCGAGCTGTTCGCCGCCGCGGGCGTGCACGTCCCCACGCAGGACGACTGGCGCGAGCTCGCGGCCCTGGTCGCCGAGCACGGGCTGTACAACCAGAACCTGCAGGCGGTCCCGCCGACCGGCTCGATCTCGTACATCAACCACTCGACGAGCTCGATCCACCCGATCGCGTCGAAGATCGAGATCCGCAAGGAGGGCAAGATCGGGCGCGTCTACTACCCGGCGCCCTTCATGACGAACGACAACCTGGAGTACTACCAGGACGCGTACGAGATCGGCTTCGAGAAGATCGTCGACACGTACGCCGAGGCGACGCAGCACGTCGACCAGGGCCTGTCGCTCACGCTCTTCTTCAAGGACACGGCCACGACCCGTGACCTGAACCGCGCGCAGATCTACGCGTGGAAGAAGGGCATCAAGACCATCTACTACATCCGCCTGCGGCAGATGGCGCTCGAGGGCACCGAGGTCGAGGGCTGCGTCAGCTGCATGCTGTGA
- the nrdI gene encoding class Ib ribonucleoside-diphosphate reductase assembly flavoprotein NrdI: MTSLVYFSSASGNTHRFVEKLGLPAVRIPLRPTEPFLHVHDPYVLVLPTYGGGNEGGAVPRQVIKFLNDEGNRGLIRGVIAAGNTNFSEAYCIAGDIVAAKCRVPLLYRFELMGTNEDVTRVRDGLGQFWQRRSQIPA; this comes from the coding sequence ATGACCTCGCTCGTGTACTTCTCCTCGGCGTCGGGCAACACCCACCGCTTCGTGGAGAAGCTCGGCCTGCCGGCCGTGCGGATCCCGCTGCGGCCCACCGAGCCGTTCCTGCACGTGCACGACCCGTACGTGCTGGTCCTGCCGACGTACGGCGGGGGCAACGAGGGCGGGGCGGTGCCCCGCCAGGTCATCAAGTTCCTCAACGACGAGGGCAACCGTGGCCTGATCCGTGGCGTGATCGCCGCGGGCAACACCAACTTCAGCGAGGCGTACTGCATCGCGGGCGACATCGTGGCGGCCAAGTGCCGGGTGCCGCTCCTGTACCGCTTCGAGCTCATGGGAACCAACGAGGACGTCACGCGCGTGCGCGACGGATTGGGGCAGTTTTGGCAGCGACGGTCGCAGATACCCGCGTAG
- the nrdH gene encoding glutaredoxin-like protein NrdH → MTITVYSKPACVQCTATYRALDKVGHDYTVVDISQDADARDYVMSLGHLQAPVVVVDGEHWSGYRPDRIKALAEKLATQVA, encoded by the coding sequence ATGACGATCACGGTCTACAGCAAGCCGGCCTGCGTGCAGTGCACCGCGACCTACCGTGCGCTCGACAAGGTCGGCCACGACTACACGGTCGTCGACATCTCGCAGGACGCGGACGCCCGCGACTACGTGATGTCGCTCGGCCACCTCCAGGCCCCCGTCGTGGTCGTCGACGGCGAGCACTGGTCGGGCTACCGCCCGGACCGCATCAAGGCGCTCGCCGAGAAGCTGGCGACGCAGGTCGCCTGA
- a CDS encoding helix-turn-helix domain-containing protein — protein MGADQRRTTVVALPGSIAAAAVSAGLGSGGWDVLDVRTERVDPRSLHGPCVVVVEDDDGVARLVVPPGVPLHRTVALGTVRSADVLRHLHERGAAVLNQGAPLVPLLRLVDRRLRSPAGPPVGGELGRRHQEVLDLDRLTPAEHAVLRAMVAGLPAARIAERRHLSLHTVRSHIKSVLAKLQVTSQLEAVAVAHRSLPAAWLALAAVTFTSSGEDASARPGEQ, from the coding sequence ATGGGGGCAGACCAGCGCAGGACCACCGTCGTCGCACTCCCCGGCAGCATCGCGGCCGCCGCCGTCTCCGCCGGGCTCGGCTCGGGCGGCTGGGACGTCCTGGACGTGCGGACCGAGCGGGTCGACCCGCGCAGCCTGCACGGTCCCTGCGTCGTGGTCGTCGAGGACGACGACGGCGTCGCCCGCCTCGTGGTGCCGCCCGGCGTCCCCCTGCACCGCACCGTGGCCCTCGGGACCGTGCGCTCGGCCGACGTGCTGCGGCACCTGCACGAGCGCGGCGCGGCCGTCCTCAACCAGGGCGCTCCGCTCGTGCCGCTGCTGCGCCTGGTCGACCGCCGCCTGCGCTCCCCCGCGGGGCCGCCCGTCGGCGGGGAGCTCGGGCGCCGCCACCAGGAGGTCCTCGACCTCGACCGGCTCACGCCCGCCGAGCACGCGGTGCTGCGCGCGATGGTCGCCGGGCTGCCGGCCGCCCGGATCGCCGAGCGCCGCCACCTGTCGCTGCACACCGTGCGCAGCCACATCAAGTCCGTGCTGGCCAAGCTCCAGGTGACGTCCCAGCTGGAGGCGGTCGCGGTCGCGCACAGGTCGCTGCCCGCCGCGTGGCTGGCCCTGGCGGCCGTCACGTTCACCAGTTCTGGTGAGGACGCCTCCGCACGGCCGGGAGAACAGTGA
- a CDS encoding trypsin-like serine peptidase, with the protein MIRTSTGQPTTLLNTTVVGQPWQPHLRLGAGVDAVTGQLRASAVAPFEVRRSPSLHPEYRYALVQSESDMQSLISSSVKASYNLEGVTVSASTSYLEELAVSELAVTILAEVNVEESQFSLADAYSLSVEPGPDFRERHGDYFVAGYRAGSALQVAYQCRFTSTEQRTKFAASLGAEVPQVLSAEGSAAFEKTAKAHGANVNVRITAQGVSSPVPDAPSEGWTPASVLSVIVPWFNDNQAMEPLESYLQAYRMIDPALPGEVPVSPDAFAQLGFLYNRFWLVRAHFRTCPDFGRRLVEEAYHKLEKTIEAHQASLATDAQQIELLTAETQRVLTTLHEIANRQAFYSQVVAAAKTEPGKGVNHDADQGTVRWGYGFQRGDEAGVDVTLETSTVSADWKIGWNEHVFSYRNSSRVIVGFDVVCNRSSNGGDWRKVSDQIIGRSGGDVFVKSDYDRGYSWTITWYTVEARLYPAGPWTDVTVHAPDFAAALGASSGGSDGVSALDFWTPERMAEARPFGVEHDPDAFELPDAPRTVAGGGLHGVHAGGVASSLGVASSDGVAGPDVGPVTNRVADPRAVPWRTVGKLFFLRGGQLFTGSACVVHRTGILTAAHNLTYHGVAAEKLVFVPAYDAQQAPFGAWEIAQPLVPQAWHVQANQIAAWDVGMCTIKPLNGHAIGEVVGWAGLFWGGVAPVWTAAGYPGQPRPGFAFDGEHMWQSLGSRVAEPAPSTIAKLDDMTQGSSGGPWFDAQAPDVVNGIVSHGVTGTQRMTSPELGGWVGQFYRQIFG; encoded by the coding sequence ATGATCAGGACCAGCACCGGTCAACCGACCACGCTGCTCAACACCACCGTCGTCGGGCAGCCGTGGCAGCCGCACCTGCGCCTGGGGGCCGGCGTCGACGCCGTCACCGGCCAGCTGCGCGCGAGCGCGGTCGCGCCCTTCGAGGTGCGCCGCAGCCCGTCGCTGCACCCGGAGTACCGGTACGCGCTCGTGCAGTCCGAGTCCGACATGCAGAGCCTCATCAGCTCGTCGGTGAAGGCGTCGTACAACCTCGAGGGCGTCACCGTCTCGGCCAGCACGTCGTACCTGGAGGAGCTCGCGGTCTCCGAGCTCGCGGTGACGATCCTCGCCGAGGTGAACGTCGAGGAGAGCCAGTTCTCCCTCGCGGACGCCTACAGCCTGTCCGTCGAGCCCGGGCCCGACTTCCGCGAGCGGCACGGCGACTACTTCGTGGCCGGCTACCGCGCCGGGTCCGCCCTGCAGGTGGCGTACCAGTGCCGGTTCACGAGCACGGAGCAGCGCACGAAGTTCGCCGCGTCGCTGGGCGCCGAGGTGCCGCAGGTGCTCAGCGCCGAGGGCAGCGCAGCCTTCGAGAAGACGGCCAAGGCGCACGGCGCCAACGTGAACGTGCGGATCACCGCGCAGGGCGTCTCGAGCCCCGTCCCCGACGCCCCGTCGGAGGGGTGGACGCCCGCGTCGGTGCTGTCCGTCATCGTGCCCTGGTTCAACGACAACCAGGCGATGGAGCCGCTCGAGAGCTACCTGCAGGCGTACCGCATGATCGACCCGGCGCTGCCCGGCGAGGTGCCGGTCAGTCCCGACGCGTTCGCCCAGCTCGGGTTCCTCTACAACCGGTTCTGGCTGGTGCGCGCGCACTTCCGCACGTGCCCGGACTTCGGCCGCCGCCTCGTCGAGGAGGCGTACCACAAGCTCGAGAAGACGATCGAGGCGCACCAGGCGTCGCTCGCCACGGACGCCCAGCAGATCGAGCTGCTGACGGCCGAGACGCAGCGCGTGCTGACGACGCTGCACGAGATCGCCAACCGGCAGGCCTTCTACTCCCAGGTCGTCGCCGCCGCGAAGACCGAGCCCGGCAAGGGCGTCAACCACGACGCCGACCAGGGCACCGTGCGCTGGGGGTACGGGTTCCAGCGCGGCGACGAGGCGGGCGTCGACGTCACGCTCGAGACCAGCACGGTCAGCGCCGACTGGAAGATCGGCTGGAACGAGCACGTGTTCTCGTACCGCAACTCCTCACGCGTGATCGTCGGCTTCGACGTCGTGTGCAACCGGTCGAGCAACGGCGGGGACTGGCGCAAGGTCAGCGACCAGATCATCGGCCGCTCCGGCGGCGACGTGTTCGTCAAGAGCGACTACGACCGCGGGTACTCCTGGACGATCACCTGGTACACGGTCGAGGCGCGCCTCTACCCGGCTGGCCCCTGGACCGACGTCACGGTGCACGCGCCGGACTTCGCCGCGGCCCTCGGCGCCTCGTCGGGCGGCTCCGACGGCGTCTCGGCCCTCGACTTCTGGACGCCGGAGCGGATGGCCGAGGCGCGGCCGTTCGGCGTGGAGCATGACCCCGACGCCTTCGAGCTGCCCGACGCGCCCCGCACGGTCGCGGGCGGCGGCCTGCACGGGGTGCACGCCGGGGGCGTGGCGTCGTCGCTCGGCGTCGCGTCGTCCGACGGCGTCGCCGGCCCGGACGTCGGGCCCGTGACGAACCGGGTGGCGGACCCGCGGGCCGTGCCGTGGAGGACGGTCGGCAAGCTCTTCTTCCTCCGTGGGGGCCAGCTGTTCACCGGGTCGGCGTGCGTGGTCCACCGCACGGGCATCCTCACGGCAGCCCACAACCTGACCTACCACGGCGTCGCGGCGGAGAAGCTCGTGTTCGTGCCCGCGTACGACGCCCAGCAGGCGCCGTTCGGCGCGTGGGAGATCGCGCAGCCGCTCGTGCCCCAGGCGTGGCACGTGCAGGCAAACCAGATCGCCGCCTGGGACGTCGGCATGTGCACGATCAAGCCCCTGAACGGCCACGCGATCGGTGAGGTCGTCGGCTGGGCCGGCCTGTTCTGGGGCGGGGTGGCCCCCGTCTGGACGGCGGCGGGCTACCCGGGCCAGCCGCGGCCGGGGTTCGCGTTCGACGGCGAGCACATGTGGCAGAGCCTCGGCAGCCGGGTCGCCGAGCCGGCGCCGTCGACGATCGCCAAGCTCGACGACATGACGCAGGGCTCCAGCGGCGGCCCCTGGTTCGACGCGCAGGCGCCGGACGTGGTCAACGGCATCGTGAGCCACGGCGTCACGGGCACGCAGCGCATGACCAGCCCCGAGCTCGGCGGCTGGGTGGGGCAGTTCTACCGGCAGATCTTCGGCTGA
- a CDS encoding chemotaxis protein CheW, whose amino-acid sequence MSAVTFSHAPSAARGVRTHAHRAIDTVRWAPAPTPGATAAQRLRFAGYVAGSVVAWVALGLLGAALLGALVGLV is encoded by the coding sequence ATGTCCGCCGTCACGTTCAGCCACGCCCCCTCCGCCGCCCGCGGCGTCCGCACGCACGCGCACCGCGCGATCGACACGGTCCGCTGGGCCCCCGCGCCCACGCCGGGCGCCACGGCCGCCCAGCGCCTGCGGTTCGCCGGCTACGTCGCCGGCAGCGTCGTCGCATGGGTCGCGCTCGGCCTGCTGGGCGCCGCGCTGCTCGGCGCCCTCGTCGGCCTGGTCTGA